The proteins below come from a single Streptomyces tubercidicus genomic window:
- a CDS encoding sensor histidine kinase yields MARGKLRIYLGAAPGVGKTYAMLSEAHRRVERGTDAVVAFVEHHGRPRTEVMLHGLEQIQRRELAYRGTAFTEMDVDAVLERRPAVALVDELAHTNVPGSRNGKRWQDIEELLEAGIDVISTVNIQHLESLGDVVESITGVRQRETVPDEIVRRADQIELVDMSPQAIRRRMAHGNIYQPDKVDAALSNYFRPGNLTALRELALLWVADRVDEYLQEYRAEHSIRSTWQARERIVVGLTGGPEGRTLIRRAARMAAKGSGSEVLAVYIARSDGLTSASPKELAVQRTLVEDLGGTFHHVIGDDIPSALLEFARGVNATQIVLGSSRRKAWQYIFGPGVGATVARESGPDLDVHIVTHDEVAKGRGLPVARGARLGRTRIIAGWLVAVVGPVLLSLLLTSIENGPGLANDVLLFLFLTVVAALLGGQLPALASAAVGSLLLNFYFTPPTRTLTVSDPKNLVAIVIFFAVAVSVASVVDLAARRTHQAARLRAESEILSFLAGSVLRGETTLDALLERVRETFGMETVALLERAGDVEPWTCAGRAGSDHGKPLLRPEDADVDMPVGDHMALALSGRVLPAEDRRVLAAFAAQAAVVLDRQRLVGEAERARELAEGNRIRTALLAAVSHDLRTPLASIKASVTSLRSDDVAWSQEDEAELLAGIEAGADRLDHLVGNLLDMSRLQTGTVTPLIREIDLDEVVPMALGGVPEGSVTLDIPEELPIVAVDPGLLERSVANLVENAVKYSPDGTAVLVSASALGARVELRIADRGPGVPDSAKDRIFEPFQRYGDAPRGAGVGLGLAVARGFAEAMGGTLAAEDTPGGGMTMVLTLRAAPGRPPARPDLPAQATT; encoded by the coding sequence ATGGCACGCGGCAAGCTACGGATCTATCTCGGCGCGGCGCCGGGCGTCGGCAAGACGTACGCGATGCTGTCCGAGGCGCACCGGCGGGTGGAGCGCGGGACGGATGCCGTCGTCGCGTTCGTCGAGCACCACGGCAGGCCCCGTACGGAGGTCATGCTGCACGGGCTGGAGCAGATCCAGCGGCGGGAGCTGGCGTATCGCGGCACGGCTTTCACCGAAATGGACGTGGACGCGGTGCTGGAACGCCGGCCGGCCGTGGCGCTGGTGGACGAGCTGGCGCACACCAACGTCCCGGGTTCGCGCAACGGCAAGCGCTGGCAGGACATCGAGGAGCTGCTGGAAGCGGGGATCGATGTGATCTCGACCGTCAACATCCAGCACCTGGAGTCACTCGGGGACGTCGTCGAGTCCATAACGGGTGTCCGGCAGCGGGAGACCGTGCCGGATGAGATCGTCCGTCGGGCCGATCAGATCGAGCTTGTCGATATGTCGCCCCAGGCGATCCGCCGCCGGATGGCGCACGGCAACATCTACCAGCCCGACAAGGTGGATGCCGCGCTGTCCAACTACTTCCGGCCGGGCAACCTCACGGCGCTGCGCGAGCTGGCGCTGCTGTGGGTCGCCGACCGGGTGGACGAGTATCTGCAGGAGTACCGCGCGGAGCATTCGATCCGCTCCACCTGGCAGGCGCGTGAGCGCATCGTCGTCGGACTGACCGGCGGGCCGGAGGGGCGCACGCTGATCCGTCGCGCGGCCCGGATGGCGGCCAAGGGCTCGGGCAGCGAGGTGCTCGCCGTCTATATAGCGCGCAGCGACGGGCTGACCTCGGCCTCGCCCAAGGAGCTCGCCGTCCAGCGCACTCTGGTGGAGGACCTTGGAGGGACGTTTCACCATGTCATCGGCGACGACATACCGAGTGCGCTGCTGGAGTTCGCGCGAGGCGTCAACGCCACCCAGATCGTGCTGGGCTCCAGTCGTCGCAAGGCGTGGCAGTACATCTTCGGGCCGGGGGTGGGCGCGACGGTCGCGCGCGAGTCCGGGCCCGATCTCGATGTGCACATCGTCACCCACGACGAGGTCGCCAAGGGCCGGGGGCTGCCGGTGGCGCGCGGTGCGCGGCTGGGGCGGACCCGGATCATCGCCGGCTGGCTCGTCGCCGTCGTCGGCCCGGTGCTGCTCTCGCTGCTGCTGACCAGCATCGAGAACGGCCCCGGACTCGCCAATGACGTGCTGCTCTTCCTCTTCCTGACGGTCGTGGCCGCGCTGCTCGGCGGGCAGCTGCCGGCGCTGGCGTCGGCCGCGGTCGGCTCGCTGCTGCTGAACTTCTACTTCACCCCGCCCACCCGCACCCTCACGGTCAGCGACCCCAAGAACCTCGTCGCCATCGTGATCTTCTTCGCGGTGGCCGTCTCGGTCGCCTCCGTGGTGGATCTCGCCGCCCGCCGCACCCACCAGGCCGCCAGGCTGCGCGCCGAGTCGGAGATCCTGTCCTTCCTGGCGGGCAGTGTGCTGCGCGGTGAGACGACCCTGGACGCCCTGCTGGAGCGGGTACGCGAGACCTTCGGGATGGAGACGGTGGCGCTGCTGGAGCGGGCCGGCGATGTCGAGCCGTGGACCTGTGCGGGCCGGGCCGGCAGTGACCACGGCAAGCCGCTGCTGCGCCCCGAGGACGCCGATGTCGACATGCCCGTGGGTGACCACATGGCGCTGGCGCTGAGCGGCCGGGTGCTGCCCGCCGAGGACCGCCGTGTACTGGCCGCGTTCGCCGCCCAGGCCGCCGTCGTCCTGGACAGGCAGCGGCTGGTGGGCGAGGCGGAGCGGGCCCGGGAGCTGGCCGAGGGCAACCGCATCAGGACGGCGCTGCTGGCGGCCGTCAGCCATGATCTGCGGACCCCGCTGGCGAGCATCAAGGCCTCCGTCACCTCTCTGCGCTCCGACGATGTCGCCTGGTCCCAGGAGGACGAGGCGGAGCTGCTGGCCGGCATCGAGGCGGGCGCCGACCGGCTGGACCATCTCGTCGGCAACCTCCTGGACATGTCCCGGCTGCAGACCGGCACGGTCACCCCGCTGATCCGTGAGATCGACCTCGACGAGGTGGTGCCGATGGCGCTCGGCGGCGTCCCGGAGGGCAGCGTCACCCTCGACATCCCCGAGGAGCTGCCGATCGTCGCCGTCGATCCGGGGCTGCTGGAACGCTCGGTCGCCAATCTTGTGGAGAACGCCGTGAAGTACAGCCCGGACGGGACCGCGGTGCTGGTCTCGGCCAGTGCGCTCGGTGCTCGGGTGGAGCTGCGGATCGCCGACCGCGGCCCGGGGGTGCCGGACAGCGCCAAGGACCGGATCTTCGAGCCGTTCCAGCGCTACGGTGACGCGCCGCGCGGTGCCGGGGTGGGCCTGGGGCTGGCCGTGGCGCGCGGTTTCGCGGAGGCGATGGGCGGCACGCTCGCCGCCGAGGACACCCCCGGAGGCGGGATGACCATGGTCCTGACCCTCCGGGCCGCGCCGGGCCGCCCGCCGGCCAGACCCGATCTTCCGGCCCAGGCCACCACATGA
- a CDS encoding DUF3159 domain-containing protein has protein sequence MTSHDRPTTDAHADHDASAGPVPASPDPGTEGAVDGRKVTEAALFEAFGGVRGMVETVVPGLLFVAIYTVNKDLHVSAIAALAVSLVLGVFRLVRKDTVKHAFSGVFGVGFGVVFAMMTGNAKDFYLPGMLYTLGLAFAYILSTLAGVPLLGLILGPVFKENLSWRTRNPGRKKAYAKASWAWGLILLGKCAILFPLYWWADTTQLGWVLIALKIPPFLLAVYLTWVFLVKAPPPIDVFAEMEAKEKAEEEAEERRRAERETPARVADDLSGDLVREASAEPSADRPQGGRHRR, from the coding sequence GTGACGTCTCACGACCGACCGACCACTGACGCGCATGCCGATCACGACGCCTCCGCAGGCCCCGTACCCGCCTCGCCCGACCCGGGCACCGAAGGAGCCGTAGACGGCAGGAAGGTGACCGAGGCGGCGCTGTTCGAGGCGTTCGGCGGGGTCCGCGGCATGGTGGAGACCGTCGTCCCCGGTCTTCTGTTCGTCGCGATCTACACGGTCAACAAGGATCTGCACGTCTCCGCGATCGCCGCGCTGGCCGTCTCGCTGGTGCTGGGCGTCTTCCGCCTGGTCCGCAAGGACACCGTCAAGCACGCCTTCAGCGGCGTCTTCGGCGTGGGCTTCGGCGTGGTCTTCGCGATGATGACCGGCAACGCCAAGGACTTCTATCTGCCGGGCATGCTCTACACCCTCGGCCTGGCCTTCGCCTACATCCTCAGCACGCTCGCCGGCGTCCCGCTGCTCGGGCTGATCCTGGGGCCGGTGTTCAAGGAGAACCTCTCCTGGCGCACCCGCAATCCGGGCCGCAAGAAGGCGTATGCGAAGGCCAGCTGGGCCTGGGGCCTGATCCTGCTCGGCAAGTGCGCCATCCTCTTCCCGCTGTACTGGTGGGCGGACACCACCCAGCTCGGCTGGGTGCTGATCGCGCTGAAGATCCCGCCGTTCCTGCTGGCGGTCTATCTCACCTGGGTCTTCCTGGTGAAGGCGCCGCCGCCGATCGATGTCTTCGCGGAGATGGAGGCGAAGGAGAAGGCCGAGGAGGAGGCCGAGGAGCGGCGCCGCGCCGAGCGCGAGACGCCGGCCCGGGTCGCCGACGACCTCAGCGGGGACCTGGTGCGGGAAGCCTCGGCCGAGCCGTCGGCCGACCGCCCGCAGGGTGGCCGCCACCGCCGCTGA
- a CDS encoding response regulator: MNRVLVVDDEPQIVRALVINLKARKYEVDAAPDGATALKLAAARHPDVIVLDLGLPDMDGVEVIKGLRGWTRVPILVLSARQTSDEKVEALDAGADDYVTKPFGMDELLARLRAAVRRAEPTGPADDEVIVETEGFSVDLAAKKVNRGGRDIRLTPTEWHLLEVLVRNAGRLVSQKQLLQEVWGPSYGTETNYLRVYMAQLRRKLESDPSHPEHFITEPGMGYRFEQ; this comes from the coding sequence GTGAACCGGGTGCTTGTGGTCGATGACGAGCCGCAGATCGTTCGCGCCCTCGTGATCAACCTGAAGGCGCGCAAGTACGAGGTCGACGCCGCCCCCGACGGGGCCACCGCTCTCAAGCTCGCCGCCGCCCGCCACCCCGATGTCATCGTCCTCGACCTCGGGCTGCCCGATATGGACGGCGTCGAGGTGATCAAGGGGCTGCGGGGCTGGACACGGGTGCCGATCCTGGTGCTCTCCGCCCGCCAGACCTCCGACGAGAAGGTGGAGGCACTGGACGCCGGCGCGGACGACTACGTCACCAAGCCGTTCGGCATGGACGAGCTGCTGGCCCGGCTGCGGGCGGCGGTGCGGCGGGCCGAGCCGACCGGGCCGGCCGACGACGAGGTGATCGTGGAGACGGAAGGTTTCTCCGTGGATCTCGCCGCGAAGAAGGTCAACCGCGGCGGCCGGGACATCCGGCTGACCCCGACCGAGTGGCATCTGCTGGAGGTCCTGGTCCGCAACGCGGGCCGGCTGGTCAGCCAGAAACAGCTGCTCCAGGAGGTCTGGGGGCCCTCGTACGGCACCGAGACCAACTATCTGCGGGTGTACATGGCCCAGCTCCGCCGCAAGCTGGAGAGCGATCCCTCACATCCGGAGCACTTCATCACGGAGCCGGGGATGGGTTACCGCTTCGAGCAGTAG
- a CDS encoding GNAT family N-acetyltransferase has protein sequence MTEAHLTTPRMADVRIAHTAELAPATLKAARTLLYDVFDDMTAEDWEHSLGGLHALIHEDGELIAHASIVQRRLLHGGRALRCGYVEGVGVRADRRGRGHGAALMDALERVVHSGYDLGALGASDEAATFYAARGWQLWRGRSWALTPDGIQRTADEDGCIYVLPVAATPLDLDTDLTCDWRDGDVW, from the coding sequence ATGACCGAGGCACATCTGACGACGCCCCGCATGGCCGATGTACGCATCGCCCACACCGCCGAGCTGGCCCCCGCCACCCTCAAGGCGGCCCGCACCCTCCTCTACGACGTCTTCGACGACATGACCGCGGAGGACTGGGAACACTCACTCGGCGGGCTGCACGCCCTGATCCACGAGGACGGCGAACTGATCGCGCATGCGAGCATCGTCCAGCGACGCCTGCTGCACGGCGGCCGGGCACTGCGCTGCGGATATGTGGAGGGCGTCGGCGTACGCGCGGACCGGCGCGGCCGCGGCCATGGCGCGGCCCTGATGGACGCCCTGGAGCGGGTGGTGCACAGCGGCTACGACCTCGGCGCGCTCGGCGCCTCCGACGAGGCCGCGACGTTCTATGCGGCCCGTGGCTGGCAGCTGTGGCGTGGCCGCTCCTGGGCACTCACCCCGGACGGCATCCAGCGCACCGCCGACGAGGACGGCTGCATCTACGTCCTGCCCGTCGCGGCCACCCCGCTCGACCTCGACACCGACCTCACCTGCGACTGGCGCGACGGCGACGTGTGGTGA
- a CDS encoding OB-fold nucleic acid binding domain-containing protein encodes MSAGTRSEKPAGRFRRLLDRLSSSEEELQSAELQQDAQDAGCTRICDCDDRQIVKVTGTLRHVTLRPRAGVPALEAELFDGSAALDVVWLGRRSIAGIEPGRKLIASGRVSLSHGRRVLFNPKYELRPLGQE; translated from the coding sequence ATGAGTGCTGGGACCCGATCCGAGAAGCCGGCCGGTCGCTTCCGCCGGCTGCTCGACAGGCTGTCCTCCTCCGAGGAGGAGTTGCAGTCCGCCGAGCTGCAACAGGACGCACAGGACGCGGGATGCACCCGTATCTGCGACTGCGACGACCGGCAGATTGTGAAGGTCACCGGCACCCTGCGGCATGTCACGCTGCGGCCCCGCGCCGGTGTGCCGGCGCTGGAGGCGGAGCTGTTCGACGGCTCCGCGGCGCTCGACGTGGTGTGGCTCGGCCGCCGCTCCATCGCCGGGATAGAACCGGGCCGCAAACTGATCGCCTCGGGCCGGGTCTCCCTGAGCCACGGACGCCGGGTGCTCTTCAATCCGAAGTACGAACTCCGACCGCTCGGACAGGAGTAG